The Plectropomus leopardus isolate mb chromosome 7, YSFRI_Pleo_2.0, whole genome shotgun sequence genome window below encodes:
- the LOC121946106 gene encoding chemokine-like receptor 1, with amino-acid sequence MMEMNATPSYHINTTELSGKKGFTSTDKYAELRKSLHIMSLIIYCLTCVLGVLGNGLVIWVTKFKMKKTVNTVWFLNLAVADFLFTAFLPLNVIYVALGFHWPFGKLMCKLYSTISFLNMFASVYILVVISVDRCVSVVWPVWAQNHRSPRKAYFVCLGVWILSLILSTPFFIFRDTGRLNANKENIYCFYNLTFPNDNKTQSLNQLIQLRFQVITITRFLLCFVVPFTVIVSCYAVIIHRIRRNRTLASKSSRSFKIITAVITTFFLCWAPYHIMNLIEMINFIPAYRSETLIYVVTVGVPITSSLAYINSCLNPVLYVFMGQDYKNKVYKSILKVLETAFKEEDSGSHIDTKSVETRQSEEMALSALNT; translated from the coding sequence ATGATGGAGATGAATGCTACCCCTTCTTATCACATCAATACAACAGAATTATCTGGCAAAAAAGGCTTTACGTCTACTGACAAGTATGCTGAGCTGAGAAAGTCTCTCCACATCATGTCTCTCATTATCTACTGCCTGACCTGCGTTCTTGGTGTGCTCGGGAATGGACTGGTTATCTGGGTGACCAAGTTCAAGATGAAGAAAACAGTTAACACAGTTTGGTTCCTCAATCTCGCTGTGGCTGACTTCCTCTTCACAGCATTTCTGCCCCTGAATGTGATTTACGTGGCTCTGGGTTTTCACTGGCCTTTCGGCAAATTGATGTGCAAACTGTACAGCACTATAAGCTTCCTGAACATGTTTGCCAGTGTCTACATTCTGGTGGTGATCAGTGTGGAcagatgtgtgtctgtggtttggCCCGTCTGGGCCCAGAACCATCGGAGTCCACGTAAGGCATACTTTGTGTGTCTGGGTGTTTGGATACTGTCTCTGATTCTCAGCACTCCATTCTTCATCTTCAGGGACACTGGGCGATTAAATGCCAATAAAGAGAACATCTACTGCTTTTACAATTTAACTTTTCCGaatgacaataaaacacaatctttAAATCAGCTGATACAGCTTCGTTTTCAGGTCATAACCATCACTCGTTTCCTCCTATGCTTTGTTGTCCCCTTCACTGTCATCGTCTCCTGTTATGCTGTGATAATCCATCGAATCAGAAGAAACCGCACCCTGGCCAGCAAGTCAAGTCGCTCCTTTAAGATCATCACTGCAGTCATCACCACCTTTTTCCTGTGCTGGGCTCCTTATCACATCATGAATTTAATTGAGATGATCAATTTTATACCTGCTTATCGCAGTGAAACATTGATCTACGTTGTTACTGTTGGTGTCCCTATAACAAGCTCCCTGGCTTATATCAACAGTTGCCTGAACCCAGTGCTGTATGTGTTCATGGGCCAAGATTATAAGAATAAAGTCTACAAATCCATCCTAAAAGTGTTAGAGACTGCCTTCAAGGAAGAGGATTCTGGCTCTCACATTGACACAAAGTCAGTGGAAACCAGACAGAGTGAAGAGATGGCTCTGTCAGCTCTTAATACTTAA
- the LOC121945394 gene encoding chemokine-like receptor 1, translating into MDKTTAAPFYNIDTTDVSGANGSSYEVSNDYDYDEYAELRKSLHIMSLIIYCLVFVLGVLGNGVVIWVTRFKMKKTVSTVWFLNLAVADILFIGFLPLSVTYTAMDFHWPFGRFMCKLHSTVSFLNMFASVYILVVISVDRCVSVVWPVWAQNHRSVRKASFVCLGVWILALILSTPYFIFRDIGPSYYNDDIIHCLYNFAFSDDYKTPSVIQLRQLRHQAMIITVLLLGFVVPFTVILSCYVVIIHRFRRNHTLVRWSSRPFKIIPAVITTFFLCFAPFHIMAVIELVNHMANHASETLHNVVAIGTPIAKSVACLNSSLNPLLYVFMGQNFKDNINKSILNVLETVFQDNVSYTYKKSTVTSRSHAAV; encoded by the coding sequence ATGGATAAAACTACTGCTGCACCCTTCTATAACATCGACACCACAGATGTATCTGGTGCAAATGGCTCTTCTTATGAAGTCAGCAATGACTATGACTATGATGAGTATGCTGAGCTGAGAAAGTCTCTCCACATCATGTCTCTCATTATTTACTGCCTGGTCTTTGTTCTTGGTGTGCTCGGCAATGGAGTGGTTATCTGGGTGACCAGGTTCAAGATGAAGAAAACAGTTAGTACAGTTTGGTTCCTCAATCTCGCTGTGGCTGACATCCTCTTCATAGGATTTCTGCCCCTGAGTGTGACCTACACAGCTATGGATTTCCACTGGCCTTTTGGCAGATTTATGTGTAAACTTCACAGCACTGTAAGCTTCTTGAACATGTTTGCCAGTGTCTACATTCTGGTGGTGATCAGTGTGGAcagatgtgtgtctgtggtttggCCCGTCTGGGCCCAGAACCACCGAAGTGTCCGTAAGGCATCCTTTGTGTGTCTGGGTGTTTGGATACTGGCTCTGATTCTTAGCACTCCGTACTTCATCTTCAGGGACATTGGGCCGTCATATTACAATGACGACATCATCCACTGCTTATAcaattttgctttttctgaCGACTATAAAACACCATCTGTGATTCAGCTGCGACAGCTTCGTCATCAGGCCATGATCATCACTGTCCTCCTCCTGGGGTTCGTTGTACCCTTCACTGTTATTCTGTCCTGTTATGTTGTGATAATCCATAGATTCAGAAGAAACCACACTCTGGTCAGATGGTCAAGTCGGCCCTTTAAGATCATCCCTGCAGTTATCACCACTTTTTTCCTGTGCTTTGCTCCTTTTCACATCATGGCTGTAATTGAGTTGGTAAATCACATGGCTAATCATGCAAGTGAAACATTACACAATGTTGTCGCTATTGGGACTCCTATAGCAAAGAGTGTGGCCTGTCTCAACAGTTCCTTGAACCCACTGCTGTATGTGTTCATGGGCCAGAATTTCAAagacaacataaataaatccatCCTGAATGTTTTGGAGACTGTCTTCCAGGATAATGTTTCTTATACCTACAAAAAGTCTACGGTCACCAGTCGAAGCCATGCGGCTGTATGA
- the LOC121946104 gene encoding chemokine-like receptor 1 isoform X2, giving the protein MGFRTMMMNATPSYHNNTTSGKNNLMYIDKYAELRKSLNTMSLIIYCLAFVFGVLGNGLVIWVTGFKMKKTVNTVWFLNLAVADFLFTAFLPLNVTYLALGFNWPFMCNLSSTFISLNMFASAYILVVISVDRCVSVVWPVWTHNHRSRRKASFVSLGVWILALILSTPYLIIGDTGPSYNSEKIINSSNNLAFSDDNGKPSVIQLGQFHHQAKTVTRFLLGFVVPFTVIVSCYSVIIHRIRKSRTLASKSSRPFKIIAAVIILFFLCWAPFHIMALIKLVSFIPSYQSETLFYVTTIGIPITTDMAYINSCLNIVLYVLMGQDFKDKFYKSIMKIFENAFQEEVSGSHTDSKSAGTSQSKEMSAHT; this is encoded by the exons ATGG GTTTCAGGACAATGATGATGAACGCTACCCCTTCCtatcacaacaacacaacatctGGAAAAAACAACCTTATGTATATCGACAAGTATGCCGAGCTGAGAAAGTCTCTAAACACCATGTCTCTCATTATTTACTgcctggcttttgtttttggtgtgctCGGGAATGGACTGGTTATCTGGGTGACCGGGTTCAAGATGAAGAAAACAGTTAATACAGTTTGGTTCCTCAATCTCGCTGTGGCTGACTTCCTCTTCACAGCATTTCTGCCCCTGAATGTGACGTACCTGGCTCTGGGTTTTAACTGGCCGTTTATGTGCAACCTGAGCAGCACATTCATCTCCCTAAACATGTTTGCCAGTGCCTACATTCTGGTGGTGATCAGTGTGGAtagatgtgtgtctgtggtgtggCCTGTCTGGACCCACAACCACCGAAGTCGACGTAAGGCGTCCTTTGTGAGTCTGGGTGTTTGGATACTGGCTCTGATTCTCAGCACTCCGTACTTAATCATCGGGGACACTGGGCCGTCATATAACAGTGAAAAAATCATCAACAGCTCCAACAACCTTGCTTTTTCTGATGATAATGGAAAACCATCTGTGATTCAGCTGGGGCAGTTTCATCATCAGGCCAAGACCGTCACCCGTTTCCTCCTGGGCTTTGTTGTCCCCTTCACTGTCATTGTCTCCTGTTATTCTGTGATAATCCATCGAATCAGAAAAAGCCGCACCCTGGCCAGCAAGTCGAGTCGCCCCTTTAAGATCATCGCTGCagttattatcttatttttccTGTGCTGGGCTCCCTTTCACATCATGGCTCTAATTAAGTTAGTGAGTTTCATACCGTCTTATCAAAGTGAAACATTATTCTATGTCACCACCATCGGGATCCCTATAACCACCGACATGGCCTATATCAACAGTTGCTTGAACATAGTGCTGTATGTGCTCATGGGCCAAGATTTCAAAGATAAATTCTACAAATCCatcatgaaaatatttgagAATGCCTTCCAGGAAGAGGTCTCTGGCTCTCACACTGACTCAAAGTCAGCTGGCACCAGTCAGAGCAAAGAGATGTCAGCTCATACATAA
- the LOC121946104 gene encoding chemokine-like receptor 1 isoform X1 codes for MCNGMTVQNRMLTGFRTMMMNATPSYHNNTTSGKNNLMYIDKYAELRKSLNTMSLIIYCLAFVFGVLGNGLVIWVTGFKMKKTVNTVWFLNLAVADFLFTAFLPLNVTYLALGFNWPFMCNLSSTFISLNMFASAYILVVISVDRCVSVVWPVWTHNHRSRRKASFVSLGVWILALILSTPYLIIGDTGPSYNSEKIINSSNNLAFSDDNGKPSVIQLGQFHHQAKTVTRFLLGFVVPFTVIVSCYSVIIHRIRKSRTLASKSSRPFKIIAAVIILFFLCWAPFHIMALIKLVSFIPSYQSETLFYVTTIGIPITTDMAYINSCLNIVLYVLMGQDFKDKFYKSIMKIFENAFQEEVSGSHTDSKSAGTSQSKEMSAHT; via the exons ATGTGCAATGGCATGACAGTGCAAAACAGGATGTTGACAG GTTTCAGGACAATGATGATGAACGCTACCCCTTCCtatcacaacaacacaacatctGGAAAAAACAACCTTATGTATATCGACAAGTATGCCGAGCTGAGAAAGTCTCTAAACACCATGTCTCTCATTATTTACTgcctggcttttgtttttggtgtgctCGGGAATGGACTGGTTATCTGGGTGACCGGGTTCAAGATGAAGAAAACAGTTAATACAGTTTGGTTCCTCAATCTCGCTGTGGCTGACTTCCTCTTCACAGCATTTCTGCCCCTGAATGTGACGTACCTGGCTCTGGGTTTTAACTGGCCGTTTATGTGCAACCTGAGCAGCACATTCATCTCCCTAAACATGTTTGCCAGTGCCTACATTCTGGTGGTGATCAGTGTGGAtagatgtgtgtctgtggtgtggCCTGTCTGGACCCACAACCACCGAAGTCGACGTAAGGCGTCCTTTGTGAGTCTGGGTGTTTGGATACTGGCTCTGATTCTCAGCACTCCGTACTTAATCATCGGGGACACTGGGCCGTCATATAACAGTGAAAAAATCATCAACAGCTCCAACAACCTTGCTTTTTCTGATGATAATGGAAAACCATCTGTGATTCAGCTGGGGCAGTTTCATCATCAGGCCAAGACCGTCACCCGTTTCCTCCTGGGCTTTGTTGTCCCCTTCACTGTCATTGTCTCCTGTTATTCTGTGATAATCCATCGAATCAGAAAAAGCCGCACCCTGGCCAGCAAGTCGAGTCGCCCCTTTAAGATCATCGCTGCagttattatcttatttttccTGTGCTGGGCTCCCTTTCACATCATGGCTCTAATTAAGTTAGTGAGTTTCATACCGTCTTATCAAAGTGAAACATTATTCTATGTCACCACCATCGGGATCCCTATAACCACCGACATGGCCTATATCAACAGTTGCTTGAACATAGTGCTGTATGTGCTCATGGGCCAAGATTTCAAAGATAAATTCTACAAATCCatcatgaaaatatttgagAATGCCTTCCAGGAAGAGGTCTCTGGCTCTCACACTGACTCAAAGTCAGCTGGCACCAGTCAGAGCAAAGAGATGTCAGCTCATACATAA
- the fpr1 gene encoding chemokine-like receptor 1, translated as MMDVMTVTPFYHINTTDVSGRNGSLYDDDDEYDYKDEHAELRQSLNIMSLIVYCLAFVLGVLGNGVVIWVTGFKMKKTVNTVWFLNLAVADFLFTAFLPLSVTYTAMDFHWPFGRFMCKLNSTISFLNMFASVYILVVISVDRYVSVVWPVWAQNHRSVQKASFVSLGVWILALILSAPYFIFRDTGPSYNNDDIINCFNNFAFSDDYETPSVNQLRQFRHQAMTITRFLLGFVVPFTVIVSCYAVIIHRLRRNRTLASQSSRPFKIIAAVITTFFLCWAPYHIMALIELVNHMANHASETLDHVTTIGVPIATSLAFLNSCLNPLLYVFMGQDFKDKVRKSILNVLETAFQEEVSRSYTYTNSMVTSRSKEKSVSDAEV; from the coding sequence ATGATGGATGTAATGACAGTTACTCCTTTCTATCACATCAACACAACAGACGTCTCTGGAAGAAATGGCTCTCTGTATGATGACGACGATGAATATGACTATAAGGACGAGCATGCAGAGCTGAGACAGTCTCTCAACATCATGTCTCTCATTGTTTACTGCCTAGCTTTTGTTCTTGGTGTGCTCGGCAATGGAGTGGTTATCTGGGTGACCGGGTTCAAGATGAAGAAAACAGTTAACACAGTTTGGTTCCTCAACCTCGCTGTGGCTGACTTCCTCTTCACAGCATTTCTGCCCCTGAGTGTGACCTACACAGCTATGGATTTTCACTGGCCATTCGGCAGATTCATGTGCAAACTGAACAGCACTATAAGCTTCCTGAACATGTTTGCCAGTGTCTACATTCTGGTGGTGATCAGTGTGGACAGATATGTGTCTGTGGTTTGGCCCGTCTGGGCCCAGAACCACCGAAGTGTACAGAAGGCGTCCTTTGTGAGTCTGGGTGTTTGGATACTGGCTCTGATTCTGAGCGCTCCGTACTTCATCTTCAGGGACACTGGGCCATCATATAATAATGACGACATCATCAACTGCTTTAACAACTTTGCTTTTTCTGACGACTATGAAACACCATCTGTAAATCAGCTGCGACAGTTTCGTCATCAGGCCATGACCATCACCCGCTTCCTCCTGGGCTTTGTTGTCCCCTTCACTGTCATCGTCTCCTGTTATGCTGTGATAATCCACCGTCTCAGAAGAAACCGCACCCTGGCCAGTCAGTCAAGTCGCCCCTTTAAGATCATCGCTGCAGTTATCACCACCTTTTTCCTGTGCTGGGCTCCTTATCACATCATGGCTCTAATTGAGTTGGTAAACCACATGGCTAATCATGCAAGTGAAACATTAGACCATGTCACCACTATCGGAGTCCCCATCGCCACCAGCCTGGCCTTTCTCAACAGTTGCCTGAACCCACTGCTGTATGTGTTCATGGGTCAAGATTTCAAGGATAAAGTCCGCAAATCCATCCTGAATGTTTTGGAGACTGCCTTCCAGGAAGAAGTTTCTCGCTCTTATACCTACACAAACTCAATGGTCACCAGTCGAAGCAAAGAAAAGTCTGTTTCTGATGCTGAGGTATAA